The Porites lutea chromosome 9, jaPorLute2.1, whole genome shotgun sequence sequence TTTCATTGAAAGATAACATTTACTTTTATGAAATTTTAGATTTGAACCGCACTCTAAAGGAAAAATTGGATAAGGAAATTCCAGTCATAACGGTTGTAGCTGTCACAGGAACAACAGAGCAAGGCGCCGTTGATCCAGTGACTGCAGTTGTCTATTCGCGCGAAAAGTTTAGAATGAAGGTAAGGATAACTTGAACTGTATTTGACTTCATATCTAAAATTTCCTACACTGTCAAAACCATCaaactcatcatcatcatcatcatcatcatcatcatgataaTCATCATTTCTATATTCATCGGGATCACTAAGATAATCAATCGTTTTCGGCAATGTAATAATTATATAGATCCCTTTTTACCTGGCACCACTTTCCTAAAATATTTATGCCATAAATTAGGTATTACTTTGAAGAATTGTCAATTTTAAAAACCCATGTCTTTATTTATATGAAGGGTCTCAACTTCAGCATTCACGCGGATGCAGCCTGGGGAGGATATTTCTGTAGTATGCTGCGCGCGCAGCCGGAGAGCAGTCCTATGCCGACAGCCAAAGAAACAGGATTTGTTCCAGAAATGTACCTGAGTTCCTACGTCCACGAACAGTTATCAGCTCTCCACCATTGTGATACAATCACTGTTGATCCCCACAAATCTGGGTTCTGTCCTTATCCTGGTGGTGCAATCTGTTATAGAGACAGAAAGATGAATTCATTTCTGTCAATCACCAGTAAGGCGCTCTTTTTGCATGGGAACATGCTTCTTAATAATGTTGGTATCGAGGGATCCAAACCGGGGGCAGCTGCTGTAGGGGTCATGATGGCAAACAGGGTAACCATTTAtgaatctttttcttttagtaatgtattaaaaaaaagtctATATAAGACAGCCCAATTATTACGACTACTTATCGACAAAACAACAAGTTATTTTTCTGGCTCATGTGTGATATCATCATAAAAAATAACCATAGAATTTGAGTCAGTCTCTTCTGGAGACAAGTGAGCTTGATGCTTATAGTACAGTTGTTATTCTAAGCATAGGGTCAAAGAAGCGAAGGTTTTCGATTTCAGAAAGCACAGATGTGCGTATTCTAAGTAAGCTCGAAATTTGTCAACATGGATGTGAAAACCTTAATATGTGTGGCGAAGCCTTTTTTAACCCTCAGGTCTGGTTGTTCCGCTGGAAACGGAAACAGTAAACAATTCGAAAATTTATCAAAGTCCATTAAAGCATAATTTTTGTACCACAGAATTTATGTTTAAAAGAGGGATTAGTCGACTATTGTTCTTGCCAGTTGCTTATAGGATGTATAAAGCTTACTTAGTGTTCTTCAATATCGTTTCCTCATTTTCTAGGTCATTGGTCTTCACAAAAACGGTTATGGTCGTATCCTGGCTGAGTGCATGTTCAACGCAAAGATCCTGTACTGTCAGTGGGCAACTCTGGCCAAAGAAGACGACATTTTTGTCATCAAAACGACGATTCCTCTACCCAGTTTGACTAACTGGTCAGAGGACGATCATATTACATTCATCAGAGAACGAATTGTCGGAAAAAGCAACGAAGAAATTGCTCGGGTAAATCTTTTAGCTTGTTTATCTGAAATCAAGTCACTAGTGGGACATTTCACGATATACCACTCGCAGGCGTTGCACAAGTGGTATTTTATAAGTCAGAGTTATTAGTCAAGAGTAATTAAATAGAAGGAGGTTTCGTACGGCCCAATAACGTCAGTCTAATTTACTACAGTGATTGCATTAATAACTTTTATACATAACTCTGCTGTTGAATGACTCCCGACAACTAATTCCTATTCTAAGAAAACATACGACAAAATACATGTAGCGAATAGGCAAGAAACTCTTTCTGAGTGCCTTTCACGACCTTAACTGACTACTAGTTATAGGTGTAGGTGCGACCAGGCTTTTGCCAGCTCATCGGATTTGAGAAATTTAGGACCAAACGATCATTAATTAATAGACCggttttagcttgtatgttttatTTTCCAATTGCAGACCACGTGATCGTACCTGAGAGAATTGTTTCTTTCAAACGTCGTCCGATACATGTGCATCCACGtgcatatgtatgcataatgtatgaaaagacaaaaaggaaaatctcCAGGCGAACatcatcacgtggtctgaatagGGAAAACGAAACTTACAAGCTAAAATGGTCTAATGAAAGTTTCATCAAAGCAGACGTTCAGGGTACTATTAAAGCCCTTTGTTATAAACGGAGCAATAGCACTCTAACTGACGTCACCCTTTGAATTTGCTTGCGGTGACAATTTTTTCTACTTTAAGATTGACAGCGAAGCAACTCTTTGATAACACGCACAGCAAAAAAGTTAAGTACTGTTTTATCTTCTCTGTCGTTTAGGATGATAAAGCTATGCTTTACCTAAAGGAAGTGGGCCCTGACACCTTGATACCGTGTTTCGCTGTAAACCTAAAAGGAAACCAAAGCGTTGAAGTGTGCAATGCAATCAACACAGCGATATTCGAAAGCCTCACTCACACATCAGGGGAACATACAGCGTTTCGCATCCCAATGCTTGTTACCTCGTCAAGTCTGGTGTCCCACGTCCACAGTGTTGCAGCCACAAATTTCAAGACAAGATTAGGGGTAAGAGAAAACAACAAGAATCGAAATCTGGTATAAAGAGAAACCTTCTCGATTCCCTTTCCTTTTCGAAATTCgatttatattttaaaagatCACGTGATATATCTAGGACCATATAAATAACTGAAAATTATCGATGGTTTTTCTTGACCACAGCCATGAAAAGTGAGCCAGAATTACGCGTGCCTAAACTGCAATATGCACTAATCTACacatctttctttcttcctttttttattcagCTTAACTCAAACAACGACACACCAGTCAAATATATCATAACAACTTGCATGGATCCCTGGGTCACGTCTTTAGATTTTATGGACCACGTGTCATCTGTCATGAGGAACACTATTTTGTGCGCAATTGGAAGGGTAAGggctaatttaatttttaaaaacctttgaTTTTAAGTAAAAGGTGGAATGCCCTTAATACATCAATGATTTATGACCAGCATTGCTATTTTCATCTCTCCTTTATATTCAAGGTTACTGATCCTACTGCCCTCCACAACTTTGTCAGTACGGGAGTTGTAAATGAACAGAACGAAGTAATCGCCTGTTATGTTGGAGATTTTAACAGAGTTCAGAAGCAGTACGAAGCAATTGTCAAGTTAAAATTCATGTGCGACAGGGACGTCGAGAAGTACATCACGACAGAAAAGAAGTTGTTAAAGGAAAATGGTGTCCGAAAACCAATTGTCTTTCGAAGCAAACGGCAAAGACTCCATGATGTCTTCTTCAAGGATACAGGGTACTCTGGTGAATTGGAGGAGTTCGACTGTTTCATTGGTTTGCCTTCTGATAACAGTAACCACCCGTTTATGAGTCCAAAAATGAAGATCGTAGACGTTCCACGTTACGAGCATTTTGACAATCACGAATCTCCTGACCAAAGTGACTACGTCATGTACGGTGACATGAAAAACGTGTTTTTGTTTCACATCCCTACCAAGAGTTCTGACTTCTATCAGGTAACAACGCTCGGTTGATCCAGTATACtatatcattatcatcatcattatcatttttttttttttttactttacgtcAGATCAGATACCAAAAGCTTCGAATCCTTCCAGGCAATAAATATAACTCCCTGTCAATTCATAAGCCATCTTTCCATTACCGTTTTTATTCTCAAGTAAAAAGATGCATGGATCAAAAGCTATTTTCGCTGAAAACTGAGGGGTTCGTTCGTAATGAAGCTGTGAACTGTGTAAGACATGAGATTTCATCACATGAACATTATGTAAATTACGTCACATGACCTCCTAAGACCACAGACTCCCAAAAAATCTTTGAGCAAAAATGGCAGCCATTTAGATTCGAAGCATCCAACTAAATTGCTACAAGACAACTTACAATATAAAGAACTACCAAATTGTGCTTGGCAACATTTGAATATGTAATTACTTTTGTGGATAAACGGTTTTTCTGACTAGTGCTCATTCCCCCCATTTCAAGTGGTTCCTTTAATCACACTTTTCCTTTACAATATGTTAAATGATATACCTGAAGGCCTTAAAATTATGCaactaataaaaaaagtttaaggACACAAGAAAAAGTGTGCCCATAACCAAATTGGCAAAAAATGAAAGTGTGCTTGTCAGACCAAGTTTCAAGCTGCTACTGCAAAAGCTTTGAAAGAAAGACTacccccacccacccaccccaaTTTTTCGCTGAATAAGTGGAGACCCATGCTTTAGTTAACTTGAGTTATTCTCATTCTCATTATCACTTTCagtataatcatcatcatcatcattgctgAATAAAAtagtaaatataataataacaataacattgtcattattattattattattattattgttatcgttattgttattattattagggcTGATTAACAAATCTCAttcccttgttttctttttttttctcgttctaCTGAAGATTGTAGAACTTGATGGTTTTCCAGACAATGTAGGATTTGAAGAAGATGATGACCTTTTACTCAAACACGGAATTGAAGTGAAAATTCCCAGCATTCCTGGTGAGCCTATGATTGTAAACGGAGAAATCCAGGAACCCTTGGAGAAAAGCGAATTTGACATAAATTTTCTTGGAATTAACGGCAAAGAAGTTAAGAGTAATGTGAGAGTAAGGAGAAAGATTTGGTTTGCTCCATCTACACGAACATTTTCCAATCTCATCTCGGTCACTgtcagaaaaaatatatttagttCAGATAATTTAGCAAGACATTTAGTTGACCTAAATTTAAGTTAGCGAATTGAAATATTGTCAACTTACTTTGAGGCTAAGGTTTTAAAATTCTGTCACACTAGTTTTAGTTCTATTTTCTCATAGTAATTGTAATAAGAGTTTAAGACAGTGAACTTGGACACTGAGCTGTTTTCAGAAAATGGTTCTTTAACGACTGTAACGCAATGAAACAATCGTGGAAAAAAATGCCttgcttttctttaatttctgcCGTTTTAGAAAGCTCCAAGAGTGAACACACACAATACACATTTAAATGTCATGATTATTGATGAATATGTCGAAGCCTGGTGCGAGCGGCGCGATTGCAAAATAGCACTGAGGGGCACGAGTGAAGAAAAGTTTAAATTGAAACGGGTTGCAATCGGGATTTTTGAACCTGTTTAGCCCGTTGTTTTTGTCGTTTGATGTACAGAATCttctcgattaaacgccgcagATGGAAGAAAAATTACGGCGTTTAATTCGAGGATTATAAGAAAGAATTCCGTATAACTCGGTAATCTACTTAATTAATACTGTAACATATCTATACACCATCCAGACAACTGCGATTCTATCTCAActtttaaaaagcttgactTAGGAACTTCAAAAATCTTTCTGTTTTACATAATGCCAGAAGCAAATcactttaattgtgattttga is a genomic window containing:
- the LOC140948450 gene encoding uncharacterized protein — protein: MYSQQREVFTRGDHVVDRQKQWASVGAWFLGPKAENGEVFRDLLTKAIDSHMGFRHSYFPCDPPYVTDELREAGSFSYAMKNLQSEMEKLQLELKNSVPFFSSRYMGHVLWETAMAANLGYMSAMLYNQNNCASEVSTVTSKYEMEVGKDLCVMLGYDRDRCMGHLTAGGSVANIEAIWAGRNVKYFPLGLQEALLKDERLSGAKGYRVLLPQRGKEEQLISASQWELLNLDVDTILKMPSDVQALTGLAHHEFMEIMSKYLYESIGTQEFVRRHMLTQSPCIVVPSTLHISLTKAATILGLGRESLVSVAVDENSRMDPTELHRILREKLDKEIPVINVVAVTGTTEQSAVDPVTAIVDLREKFRSKGLNFSIHADAAWGGYFCSMLRAQPESSPMPTAKETGFVPEMYLSSYVHEQLSALHHCDTITVDPHKSGFCPYPGGAICYRDRKMNSFLSITSKALFLHGNMLLNNVGIEGSKPGAAAVGVMMANRVIGLHKNGYGRILAECMFNAKILYCQWATLAKEDDIFVIKTTIPLPSLTNWSEDDHITFIRERIVGKSNEEIARDDKAMLYLKEVGPDTLIPCFAVNLKGNQSVEVCNAINTAIFESLTHTSGEHTAFRIPMLVTSSSLVSHVHSVAATNFKTRLGLNSNNDTPVKYIITTCMDPWVTSLDFMDHVSSVMRNTILCAIGRVTDPTALHNFVSTGVVNEQNEVIACYVGDFNRVQKQYEAIVKLKFMCDRDVEKYITTEKKLLKENGVRKPIVFRSKRQRLHDVFFKDTGYSGELEEFDCFIGLPSDNSNHPFMSPKMKIVDVPRYEHFDNHESPDQSDYVMYGDMKNVFLFHIPTKSSDFYQIVELDGFPDNVGFEEDDDLLLKHGIEVKIPSIPGEPMIVNGEIQEPLEKSEFDINFLGINGKEVKSNVRVRRKIWFAPSTRTFSNLISVTVRKNIFSSDNLARHLVDLNLS